The following coding sequences are from one Lusitaniella coriacea LEGE 07157 window:
- a CDS encoding bifunctional 4-hydroxy-2-oxoglutarate aldolase/2-dehydro-3-deoxy-phosphogluconate aldolase — translation MSSWLDHLQHYRAIAVIRSANIEQGVQMAQAVATGGMKFIEITWNSEQPEVLIERLRQSLPHCYIGTGTILNPEQMQRAIAAGAQFIFSPHVDSALITIANEAGIPMIPGALTPTEMVRAWQAGATCVKVFPIQAVGGASYIKALQGPLGQIPLIPTGGVTLENAKDFIEAGAIAVGLSSQLFPPDLLRVGDWRAIAQRAQHFQTQLNDS, via the coding sequence ATGTCCAGTTGGTTAGACCATTTACAACACTATCGCGCGATCGCGGTTATTCGTTCTGCAAACATCGAACAAGGCGTGCAAATGGCACAAGCGGTTGCGACGGGGGGAATGAAATTTATTGAAATTACTTGGAACAGCGAGCAACCCGAAGTATTAATCGAGCGGTTACGCCAAAGCTTACCCCACTGCTACATTGGTACCGGAACGATTTTAAACCCAGAACAGATGCAACGCGCGATCGCGGCAGGCGCTCAATTTATCTTCTCACCCCACGTCGATTCTGCCCTCATTACGATCGCGAACGAAGCTGGCATTCCCATGATACCGGGGGCGCTCACCCCGACAGAAATGGTTCGAGCTTGGCAAGCGGGGGCAACCTGCGTCAAAGTGTTTCCCATCCAAGCCGTTGGCGGCGCGAGCTATATTAAAGCTTTACAGGGTCCCCTAGGGCAAATTCCGCTCATTCCCACCGGAGGCGTTACCCTAGAAAATGCAAAGGATTTTATTGAAGCCGGGGCGATTGCGGTTGGGTTATCCAGTCAGCTTTTTCCCCCAGATTTACTCAGGGTAGGAGATTGGCGCGCGATCGCGCAACGCGCCCAACACTTTCAAACTCAACTCAATGACTCATGA